One region of Aurantimonas sp. HBX-1 genomic DNA includes:
- a CDS encoding peptidoglycan-binding protein, with protein sequence MAEQSDPHVVMRTGTQETSSLDALSRTLEELEARLSRMRDARTAKPAPAGSVSLARATAPQPRASLSDAVSQITMRQRELHAEAESATTPARRAPAAASPGPAASERDPAPRRADRSEAANAEVTRQLERLRAELRDDMARSFEPRLDEISAAFQELRRMIGAQASAGQIAAEIARVDDGLSRMADNGADGATIRSLRDELEAMRALVGTMAREETLEAVGRRWDAFETALSGRADDDTRTKRDIKDELERLRVSLGTLASEEQVKAVERRWDEFEKSYSAGSTGEAQPGLSALLKTEMSSLREKLETLASEQSVRAFDERWGVLEERFASREIEGKMETMAERLEQLEASLARLPETLALAPLEQRVHALALGIESLAKQQQEESELDHFGVLEERLDEISRAIVAATTRPHTIDMSPVERVEARLQTLTARVDSLAEDADGEALSARIAELADRIETLSNEEGARELAERIERFSAQLATLGSENSALEIVAVESRLQALAARFEEQAASRVDEAAVRTLEAQIARLSQMIAENGVAAAVADPEMERRLTAIERRLDDNQEAVMAAARQAADEAIRQVLASGDLHQGEHVARLSEDLRALDRLSRETGSRSQEFFETVHGTLLKLVDRIGRIESEMTAGRPGEAAPVVASAAPLAASPVAAAAAAAAGAPAVQSGGGLKAVLARTLKGRKLPAGKAEANERPARWDDPELALVDAEAEARAPETVEAPSLDAADIFDTHEANRPLAIGSGTPDIAALLERVRAQQAGHARGTDQAGKADFIAAARRAAMAAAAETASLRADDADTENGKVSLTELVARRRKPIIMAIGAVLLALMALPLGQALMTSRDNDALDQAPQGPLAEFAAPTEIEPAPDVTPPRAADPAPTETAAAIPPARDVSPPQAPVPASGPVAALDQGSGPGAGADEARPVEQAPAAAAPVESSDAASPPAAAPLEAGIEPPAGIGPEPFLAAVRAGDPKALFETGLRLMEGRQGAPQPDEAAKWFARSAERGFAPAQYSLGTLYEKGNGVTRDTVAARDWYLKAAEQGNVRAMHNLAVLFATGVDGKSEPVLAARWFREAADYGMTDSQYNLGILYARGAGVEQDLTESYKWFSVVAAAGDSDAGAKRDEIAKSLDAGQLAAAEAKVAAFKPAVRDETANTVDVPKDWISDVDTTLQTSSVDMQKAIRNIQAILIKLGYDPGTPDGVAGAKTTEAIKSFQQSAGLEATGNIDEALIRALLARKDS encoded by the coding sequence ATGGCCGAACAGAGCGATCCACACGTCGTCATGCGCACCGGCACGCAGGAAACTTCATCCCTCGATGCACTGAGTCGGACCCTGGAGGAACTCGAGGCGCGGCTGTCGCGGATGCGGGACGCCAGGACCGCCAAGCCGGCACCCGCGGGTTCGGTCTCGCTCGCCAGGGCGACCGCGCCGCAGCCGCGCGCCTCGCTGTCCGACGCGGTGTCGCAGATCACCATGCGCCAGAGAGAACTGCACGCGGAAGCCGAGTCCGCGACGACGCCGGCACGGCGCGCGCCCGCCGCGGCTTCGCCCGGCCCGGCAGCGAGCGAGCGCGACCCGGCTCCGCGTCGTGCTGACCGCAGCGAGGCCGCCAACGCGGAGGTCACGCGCCAGCTCGAGCGGCTCCGCGCCGAGTTGCGAGACGACATGGCGCGCAGCTTCGAGCCGCGCCTCGACGAGATCAGCGCGGCCTTTCAGGAACTGCGCCGGATGATCGGCGCCCAGGCGAGCGCCGGCCAGATCGCGGCGGAAATCGCCCGGGTCGACGACGGCCTGTCGCGCATGGCCGACAACGGCGCCGACGGTGCCACGATCCGGTCGCTTCGTGACGAACTGGAGGCGATGCGGGCGCTGGTCGGCACCATGGCGCGCGAAGAGACGCTGGAGGCCGTAGGCCGGCGCTGGGACGCTTTCGAGACGGCACTTTCCGGCCGGGCGGATGACGACACCAGGACCAAGCGCGACATCAAGGACGAGCTCGAGCGGCTGCGGGTCTCGCTCGGAACGCTCGCCAGCGAGGAGCAGGTGAAGGCGGTCGAGCGCCGCTGGGACGAGTTCGAGAAGAGCTACTCGGCAGGCTCGACGGGGGAAGCCCAGCCGGGCCTTTCGGCGCTGCTGAAGACCGAGATGAGCAGTCTCCGGGAGAAGCTGGAGACCCTCGCGTCCGAACAGTCGGTGCGGGCGTTCGACGAACGCTGGGGCGTGCTCGAGGAGCGTTTCGCCTCGCGCGAGATCGAAGGCAAGATGGAGACGATGGCCGAGCGCCTCGAGCAGCTCGAGGCCTCGCTCGCCCGGCTGCCGGAGACGCTGGCGCTCGCCCCGCTCGAGCAGCGCGTGCATGCGCTGGCGCTGGGCATCGAGTCGCTGGCCAAGCAGCAGCAGGAGGAATCCGAGCTCGATCATTTCGGGGTGCTCGAAGAGCGGCTCGACGAGATCTCGCGGGCCATCGTCGCGGCGACCACCCGCCCGCACACGATCGACATGAGCCCGGTCGAGCGGGTCGAGGCGCGCCTGCAGACCCTGACCGCCCGCGTCGACTCGCTGGCGGAAGACGCCGACGGCGAGGCGCTGTCGGCGCGGATCGCCGAACTGGCGGACCGGATCGAGACTCTTTCCAACGAGGAAGGCGCGCGCGAACTCGCGGAGCGCATCGAACGCTTCTCGGCGCAGCTGGCGACGCTCGGCAGCGAGAACTCGGCGCTCGAGATCGTCGCGGTCGAGTCGCGGCTGCAGGCGCTCGCGGCGCGCTTCGAGGAGCAGGCCGCGTCGCGCGTCGACGAGGCGGCGGTGCGCACGCTGGAAGCGCAGATCGCACGCCTGTCGCAGATGATCGCGGAGAACGGCGTCGCGGCGGCGGTCGCCGATCCGGAGATGGAGCGGCGCCTGACGGCGATCGAACGCCGGCTCGACGACAACCAGGAAGCGGTGATGGCCGCCGCACGCCAGGCCGCCGACGAAGCCATCCGCCAGGTGCTGGCGAGCGGCGACCTGCACCAGGGCGAGCACGTCGCCCGGCTGTCGGAGGACCTGCGGGCGCTCGACCGGCTGTCGCGCGAGACCGGCAGCCGCTCCCAGGAATTCTTCGAGACCGTGCACGGGACGCTCCTGAAGCTGGTCGACCGGATCGGCCGCATCGAAAGCGAGATGACCGCCGGCCGACCAGGCGAGGCCGCGCCCGTCGTCGCAAGTGCGGCACCTCTCGCCGCGTCGCCTGTCGCGGCAGCCGCCGCTGCCGCCGCCGGGGCCCCGGCAGTCCAGTCCGGCGGTGGCCTGAAGGCGGTCCTGGCGCGGACCCTCAAGGGCCGCAAGCTGCCCGCCGGAAAGGCGGAGGCGAACGAACGTCCGGCCCGCTGGGACGATCCGGAACTCGCGCTGGTTGACGCCGAGGCCGAGGCTCGGGCCCCGGAGACTGTCGAAGCGCCGTCCCTCGACGCCGCCGACATCTTCGACACGCACGAAGCCAACCGGCCGCTTGCCATCGGCTCCGGCACGCCGGATATCGCCGCGCTGCTCGAACGGGTCCGCGCCCAGCAGGCGGGACACGCACGCGGCACCGACCAGGCCGGCAAGGCCGACTTCATCGCCGCCGCCCGCCGCGCCGCCATGGCCGCGGCCGCCGAAACGGCGAGTCTGCGGGCTGACGACGCCGATACCGAAAACGGCAAGGTCAGCCTGACCGAACTCGTGGCGCGTCGCCGCAAGCCGATCATCATGGCCATCGGCGCGGTGCTGCTGGCGCTGATGGCGCTGCCGCTCGGCCAGGCGCTGATGACCTCGCGCGACAACGATGCGCTCGATCAGGCGCCGCAGGGCCCGCTCGCCGAATTCGCCGCGCCGACGGAGATCGAGCCGGCGCCAGACGTCACCCCGCCTCGGGCGGCCGATCCGGCGCCGACCGAAACGGCCGCCGCCATTCCGCCGGCACGCGACGTGTCGCCGCCACAGGCGCCGGTTCCGGCATCGGGTCCCGTGGCCGCACTCGATCAGGGGTCCGGTCCGGGCGCCGGTGCCGACGAGGCGCGTCCCGTGGAGCAAGCCCCCGCAGCGGCGGCTCCCGTCGAATCGTCCGACGCTGCCTCGCCGCCGGCCGCCGCCCCGCTCGAAGCCGGCATCGAGCCCCCGGCAGGCATCGGCCCGGAGCCGTTCCTCGCGGCGGTGCGGGCGGGCGATCCGAAGGCGCTGTTCGAGACCGGGCTGCGTCTGATGGAAGGCCGGCAGGGCGCGCCGCAGCCGGACGAGGCCGCCAAGTGGTTCGCACGGTCGGCCGAGCGCGGTTTCGCGCCTGCCCAGTACAGTCTCGGCACGCTCTACGAGAAGGGCAACGGCGTCACCCGCGACACCGTCGCGGCGCGCGACTGGTACCTGAAGGCCGCCGAACAGGGCAACGTCCGCGCCATGCACAATCTCGCGGTGCTCTTTGCCACCGGCGTCGACGGCAAGTCGGAGCCGGTCCTGGCGGCACGCTGGTTCCGCGAGGCGGCCGACTACGGCATGACCGACAGCCAGTACAATCTCGGCATCCTCTACGCGCGCGGCGCCGGGGTGGAGCAGGACCTGACGGAATCCTACAAGTGGTTCTCGGTGGTCGCCGCGGCCGGCGATTCCGACGCCGGCGCGAAGCGCGACGAGATCGCCAAGTCGCTGGACGCTGGCCAGCTTGCGGCCGCCGAGGCCAAGGTGGCGGCCTTCAAGCCGGCGGTCCGCGACGAGACGGCCAATACGGTGGACGTGCCGAAGGACTGGATCAGCGACGTCGACACGACGCTCCAGACCTCATCCGTCGACATGCAGAAGGCGATCCGCAATATCCAGGCGATCCTGATCAAGCTCGGCTACGACCCCGGTACCCCCGACGGCGTGGCCGGCGCGAAGACCACCGAAGCGATCAAGTCGTTCCAGCAGTCGGCGGGCCTCGAGGCGACCGGAAACATCGACGAGGCGCTCATTCGCGCGCT